The Anopheles gambiae chromosome 2, idAnoGambNW_F1_1, whole genome shotgun sequence genomic sequence TTTACGGTTGGATCGTTTGACGTTTACCAAATTTCGCCCCAACATATGTTTTCGCCAGCAGCATAAGGTGTGTACACAAAGGTATCTACAGCGCATAGCGGACGAGCTCAAAGTTTGCGAACTTGAACTTACAGGACCTTTCGGCGACAATCAGTGAGAATTCAATATttgaacacttttttttagttcgcatgctttttagttgaacgcgCGATAATTTGCTGatagttcaattaaaaagcatgcgtttgtatggaaaatccggttttttgaaaaaatcacaacaatctcacccaaatagccagctcgtactttatagctgatttagggctgtttaacgaaaaatcgttccgatgtcgtactttgtggctgattaaaagatagacggtactttgcggaactatggagctttttaacaggcacatggtactctttggaactttgcggctgattaacactatgtgtagggttcatgatggaactttaaggcttgtttagaacgtgtaccgaacttggtggaacttcatagctttttaatgcatgacatcggtacaaggtgggtcttgtcaaagtgtcaaagacagacgccgccaatcatctcattgctgctgtacaagttagattagttctttgaagaagggattttgaagcaagtgattgtgattgtacagtaaattgtgatacgtttcgtgtaatttatgaatattaaggattgaaaaataaacacatgtacacaaacaaaataaatcctgttgtttatttcatcgatgacgcttgcttgaaaataaaacacaaagaaaaataatccccggcaccgtagcttaaggaagctgcttaggcgctatttagaaggaccgcctggaactttgatgctgtttatctactgcaaaaggcgaattagagcagcgatctttagcgtgccaaaatgagctgcttaagcaattctggttATTTGGGCATGGCCTGTAgagtaaaaattaaaaaaaaatgtatggaaaaacgtgcctcctaaaaagcacatacagtggagcgccgtttatccggatACTTTTTATTCGGTTTTctgtttatccgtgctgttgagaaatgacagttcaatacaaaagtgatattgcgttatgaggaggatatttgaaaaagcggttataagagcacattgtcataacaaaaaacactataattagtggcaaattttaaatattctctttgtaaaaacatgaagttaataaaaactgagttatttttatcaaaaaataagataaatttccaaaacataaccagaaattggtgataaaatatatcatttgactcattatccgtgatattcgcttatccgggcaaGGTCAAgtccaaggtgttataaatgacaaggtgaagttgttcagagcaaaatgacatttctcgacttgacatttctcttcctggggctccggtataaacatcggggaggggtggtgcggggtaatgaaatttgtatgcagagagtgacagatgtcccccacaatgtcgcccagcaaaagcgataaaaatcaaccttctaaatacattatccttggtcaagtcccgagaagcccggataaacggcgctccactgtatttaaTTGTTGGCATGTTtcaatcgaagttcaaccagtgagttcaggctgtatttattaattttgccgTTAATTTGCAGAGAGGAAACAATATTTCGAAAggtcaataaaaaaagaaacaatttgtCATGTACCTTATTGTTCTTGAATTGATTCAGTTTATTTCCATATTTACGCTAGTGCAGCTTACTTGCTGCCCTGCTGATAATCGCTTAAAACTTTAAGTCTAACACCGTCGGCCGTAAATCTCATggaaaaatggataaaatcAAACTTGACGCAAACACagcttttaaaattaaaatagaaCCCTTTTTTATCCCTAAAGCCTAGTCAAACTGTTCCTTTCCCTCCCAGCACAGACATAATAAACGCAACgaacaaaatatacaaaacaaTCGTTCCTTCGGTATggaataaacataaaacatgatcagtaaaataaaataaaataaaataaaataaaaagttcCCGCTGCATCATTCTCTACGCATGTTCGGCTACCAATCGCTGATGCTAATTATATTGCTACTAATCATTTCAATGGCTGAAGCCATCCAGCACGTGTTATGGCTGCGCTGCAGTTGCCATGTTCTTCGTTCGCCGCAGCGTTCCCTGTCCTGCAGTGTAGTCAAACCTTTTCTGGCATAATCAAATGGCCCAGGCTGTAGTGATgtttagtgtgtttgtgttccaGTTTTACTTTCATCTTTGGTAGTAGGAATTTGCCGGCCTTGCTGCTGCCTTGGTTTTGTTCCTCTTGCTTTGATCAATTCACAATTTTCTCAAAGGTAGCCACCGAGAATGTTACGaatcttttgtgtgtgtgggtttaaAATAACATTTCCTTACAATACAACGACCCTTGGTGCTGCTAGTCGTAgctttcgttcgtttgttttcttttgtttccttcATCTCCTCTCCGCGTAAATGATTGATAGTTATATATCTAGCAGGTTTGACTTACGATACACTTGGATCACTATTACTCGATTCGTTTCATATCATGGATTACTATAGTAATTGTGGCTATTCATTATTGATTTCGCTAGTCCGAAGCCGCTTTCAAAGcatacaaacacgcgcgcgcgcacacacattcactcgGACACAAATGGACATTCATTAGATACACAAGCTGGGTTCATCCTTTTCCCTTATTTGTCGGTCTTTCGTCCCCGATGCCttcctccacacacacacacgcgcacggtTTGGGCGTTGTGAAAACGGTTTGTTCGCGGCTTATCTTTGTTTGCCCCCACCCCGATCGTGCCATCGGATGAAAATCACATGTTGTTACGCGACGCACTAAGCGACCGTTTGGAATACGCGTGGAATTATCCGCGAAACGTTCAACTTAACTACGGCCGCTGAACTAACTACGGCGGAGCGCGTGAGTGGTTCATGTGGCTAAACGCTTCCTTTTCATTGATTTATTAGCTTACGCCATTCTTCTGTACAAACTAACGGGGACGACTCTACTTCCGTTAAACTATTGCCTAATTGGTAGTGGATCTCCTTCCATATGCAATCGGTGTGTTGCATTATGCTTGAATTAGCTGTTTTAGAATTTCACCTAATGCTATGAAGAGAACACAAACTCAGACACaagaaacgaaatgaaactCCTGCTTTCTGCAAAGAAGCTTCCGCTCCTGGTCTCACGTGTCATGAACGGCTGCCGGGCCGTGAACAGTGACGTATGttgcgcttttgttttgtatcgtCCTCACGTTCTGttccattttcaattttcctaaGCTCAGCGCGGTCAACAAATGCGTTGATTGCACGCGCCTTTGCGTTTTCCCTTTGGCGTGATGTGATTTGATGTGTTGTGATGTGTTTCGTTTCTGTCTTTACTATCAGTGGGGAGGTTAAGTTTCCTTTTTCCCATTATTTCTTCCCTACCGCCTATGTGTTATGCATATTACTGTTTACAGGCTACAGCTACGTTTCAAAAAATCATTGGTGCCCCTCTTATACCTTAGAGAAATTTTGAtttccaccgccaccaccgccggtaCTCTAACCAACTGACGGAGTAGGaataacaaaatgaaaaaaaagccaacGTATTCGTGCCTTTCCTTTTTATCGCGAATTTTCCCCTCCCAAAACGCGTTCAATATCACATTCATACCAACATGGCTTGCAGCAAAATACCAGTCTTCCAACGAGGATGAGCCCACCCTCCGCACGGGTCATTACAcaagtgtgtaagtgtgtacaGGACAGGTGTAGCAGTGGATGAGTAGTTTGTTGAAAGGGTAATCCCCGACCCCGGatggaggaaagaaaaaatggGGGCAGGGAAGGGGAGAATAAAGGGGGGAGACAAATGGATAGGCAGGTTGGCCAGCAGGTTGATGGCGGTCGGTCCCTTACAGTGTGGCCAGGATGCGCGTAAACCCGAAGCAGGCGGACACGATGGTCTGCCCGACGCCCCAGATCATGGCCGCGATCGGCGACATCTGAAAGTTGGAGGCTCGGTGTACAAAGGCAATGACGGTACTGTTGACGACGCCACCGGTCGCCGGCGACAGGACGCCCATCACGAAGATGAAGATGGAAAAGAAGCGCCCGAACTTGTGCTTGCGCAGCGTCACGAACGCGATGACCGCCGCGCACGTGTGCACGAAGATGGACGAGAAGAGGGCCCACAGAAAGATGTGGTACCACATCTCGACGAACGTGCGCAGCGACGACGTACCGACACCCTTCAGACCGATCACATTCGCTATCGTGTCCAGCTCCGAGATACCACCTCCACTGCTGTCCTTGCCATAGTACATCATCGCTGGTGCGCTTTCAGAAGCGGTCGTTGAAATCGGTCACCCTCTGATTGCTTCAAACCGGGATGATGCAAGTGGCTCTCAAATCTCAAGCGAGTCGCCAGTGGTAGTTTGCTTCGTCTCGAGCAGGACAAATAGTATCTTCTGCCACAGAATTGCCCTTCGACCTTTTTGTTCGCACTCTATACGTACTGGTGCGTTTACTTTTCTAAATCCTTTTTCTGCCCTAAAATTATGATATACACATCAAGGAGCGTTTATAAAACGATAGGAATGAGATGGGAGGGACTAAGACGATACAATATGCTACGCCGGTTCCCTGTTGATGGTGGCAAATCACACACGGAACACACTTGCTGCTGTTATAAGTGAATAACACACGACTAACGCCGCGATGTCGTCACTAAGGGGACTGCGACTCTGCAATTCTAGTACAACGAGACAGCGGTGCGCTTTACTATCTCATTCGGGCCTTCCAATAGCCTGGTGCAGCAATAGTTCTGCTGCCTACGATCGATCTTCGACGTTGACGGTACCTttcgcactgctgctgctgatcgatAGGGACTGTGGGCTTCGTAAATGAGTCTACCCTTCTTCCGGGTGGCTTCTTCTCTGCTGTATCGCTGTGTCGACTGTCCTCCTTTCAGGACGATTAAAATTGACATAGACTTTGGCTGCGACAGCCACACGTTGGGCGACAAACACGATGACGCTAGCAATCGGGACGCAGCAACCAGCGCTCGCTCAGAAGGCTGCGGCGGTACGGTTGACGGCAAATGCACGCACGGTTTTACAGACTGTAGTAGCCTAGGGGATGTTGTTTTCGacgaactgctgctgctctgatGGTCCAGCAGTACGGTGGCAACGCGCGCAGCAGCGGCGACAGCGGCAGAAGATGATGGTCGCAGCAGATAGTGCGGTACTATCGCACCACTGTGCACCATTGTGTGGTTCTGTAAGCAGTACgggaaaaaaggtaaacacaATCAGATTAATATACATTTGCTAGAGTGATACATGTCGACGTTCGATTTATAAATTAACGTTTAGGAAAGCATACATTAGTAGGACTGTGCCGTTATTCTTGGGTGTTACTAGAATTGTACATTTCGTTATCAAAATCTAATTGGATTGATAAGCATTCTTCGTATTGCATTCTTCATATCAAGCTTAGGCACTTTCAAGTGTGACTGCTCAAACCAACAAGATAAATCTTTATACAGTGGTAGCACTTCCCCTAAGTGcaccattaaggccgggctacattgatcgtactccgtagtgtaatttcgatgttcactagcgcatctggcggcggctgtcGGAAGCAAATTGGTAAACAAATtgaagccgcttcagaaaatatgtaatttttccatgttttttacttaatttggatgagaaaagttttgtaaaaggtagatgcacatgtcttgcacgcattccatccattttcatggcaaaaaacgatggaaaaactacttaattttgagatccggcacgaccattccctcgacgaccaaaaaaagcttcggtcagccgccgccagatgcgctagtgaaaatcaaaattacaccagagagtacggtcaatgtagcccggcctttatatttttgccatttttggtccattttttatttcatttcaaataataaATCACAAACGGAGTAAtcaatttttgaaaagaaattgCTGGCATATTTGAATGGCTGTTTAACAGAATATTCAATTTTACcattttattatcattacCTATTAGTGTAGgctcaaataaacaaacagaaccaaaaaacaccaaaacacaTGTCAGAATGTTGGTTCCTACGGGATGTTTTCATAATAGGATTATTCCTATTGCATTGATGATGGTAATGatgagataaaaataaaattcaaaaaatatgtGCAGCTTGAATTTCattgtgtttcatttcattgtgCATTGAATTGAGTAGGGGAatgcggggcaaaatgggcaactACTATTTAAGAATTATGTCACTACAAAGATGCATTCCAATActtaaaatgtattcattggagtgttttatgaacaccatgtaagttttaTAACCCTTTAATAACAAAtgtcgtggtacagtcgtcaactcgtacgacttaacaacatgcccgtcatgggttcaagctccaaatagaccgtgccgtgTCTGACtgtcctgctatggggggtaatccaatAGCCATTGAAAGTCAACCCCACAAGttgtacagacaggccttgtcCTACACAACCGTTGTTGAGccccaaagaagaaaaagagtgataataataataacaaataaccaagtaaaatgcaaaataagatttagtagcatattgatgtaattttgtgacttcgaaaataagcttaaaccaaTGTAACAGAGATGCGTGAATGTTTtacatgatatatttttaaagatatgatatttctatactATTTGTCCGAATAAAGCAAGGCaattgaatgcgtatttttacgattataacaaaaaatacaaaaatatttcacgtggagcaaaatgggcagatgcttttgacatatggcgcttggtgaggctacacagcaaattttctcatcctacttcagtaaagttttttactgaaacggttcagtaatagaatattttactgattttcagcatgaatgtcatgtttttactgacttTCAGCAAAGTACTTTACTGAATTCATTTCAGTAATAcgcattttactgaaaatcagtaaaataagtgtcaaattagtcgtttcactggataccagtaaaacaaattactgaaaatgcagcaattcattctgtcaaatcgacctgtcagtcagaacatcaaaacaaaacaatgcggtacctacttgctcgtgatgtgcaaaaagttgattttgtaggcgcgtacaggcaccctggtgaaatttcaggtgaTATTACGGCTTACGGGATTTATTTCACacaattggcagccgtgttggtgtgtaaaatatttgctacaatccactgtgcttgctgaaattgcgtggtgtctgtgagcgcttactgaaccatctacAATTGCGGCggcaaaatacagtataaaaactgtataaaacaacacaaaacatgtatgaatATGAACTGAGGGACTGGCATTatctgcgcatcaataaaaactcaatttaaaataaatatttcgtcattttttaatcgctaccaactactgaaaaatcagtaatatgtgaatggctttactgggatttcagtaaacgagctgtcattttggtgagcaccggacattactgaatgattcagtaaacattctttttactgaaaggattactgaaacttcagttaaaaaaaattcagtaaaattttactgaagttcagtaaaaaaagttttctgtgtatgttgttgtatttgtccCTACAATAATGTtaacaggcacagcttcaaaagattcgattttgtagattgatacgtttaaaaactgttttagttttgataaaatatttttggaagaattttaagggttTTTCTTAACAGCATGACAAAATATacacatttaaaaatatttcacgaccTCGGTTAAAAATACTGCCGAAATCCGACGGCTCTTTCGATTCTTGCTGATATGTCAGTTGAAAAATCCCAGTAGCCGAAAATCAGTAccatttaaaactgaaatatcagttaaataaatatttgaaccGAAACTCGGCAACACAACTTGCCGAGAACATACGTTAACACAGCTGTCACCGAGTTAGTCCGTCAAAATAACCGAGATTTCAGCTTTACTATTTGGATTAGCCGAGGCTCGGTATTCTATCTGTCATTCGCCATTGTGTTAATCTCGtgctaatgaaacgaaaacctTTCGGAGTGATGTTGTGATGCAAAAttaaaagtgtaaaaatatAAGTGAAAATGAGTCTctcagcgtgaaaaaaaaaaccgagtgTCAGTAGCGTGCGATCGAGCACGGGTATGGAACAGGGTTGGGGCTAGGAAAATCCATCAGCGCACGCAACCGCTGCTCTTCAGAGCGTCGCTCGCAGCAGTCTCTATTGAAGGATCATATGTGGAAGCTAATCCGATTGGTTCAACCTTAGCCAGGCCGTTCAGACTTCCAGGATTCATTTCCAGTCACCTACACGAGTAAGTAAGTATCAACACTCGACCACGTAAAATCTAAACAGGGTTCACTCAGACTTGTTTCACTCTGTCCACTTTACAGAACCGTGCCTGTACCAGTGCCCGCTCCTTGCCCGGCTCATTTTCCTGTACATATACCACATCCAAACGCTGTGCCCCATCCGGCGGTTGAACCGACGCCTGTCCCTACGCTTCCCATCACACCAGAAATCTCATAAGATTAAGGTGACTTTCTGCCGTCCTGCTACAGTAAGTGGCACGATGGTGACATCATGCTGCAGAAGGTGTACACCGGCTATCATCATGGGCTCAGACTGCTATGACTATTTCTCCCAGTAAataatattcttttttttttgagccggtctcgtagtacagtcgtcaactcgtacgacttaacaacatgcccgtcatgggttcaatccccaaatagaccgtgccgccatacgtaggactgactatcctgctatggggggaaatcaattagtcactgaaagccaagcccataagtggtacaggcaggccttgaccgacaacggttgttgagccaaagaaaaaaaaaaaaaaaataaaaaaaaaaaaaaataaataaaataataataatattctttATTTATGTTACCTAAATAAACCCACTTGATACGGAAATAAAACCActaaaataaagataaaatgtttttatatttagcCGAAATCTCGATTTGCTCTAACCGAAAATCTCGGTTAAAcgtaaacgtcaaaacaaaatgtcattaaCCGAGATGTCGGCAACAGAAATTTAATCGAGATCCTTGCTGAGATCTCAGTTGTGCAGATCTCGGCAAAAATTAACCGAGATTCGGCAAAATTTTTTAAGAGTGTAGGACGAGAATAAAATTTAAACCAGCAATTTTAAAACGGTTAAACCGTAGATAAATGGTGGAGGCATGTAATAATGTAAGaataatttgtgttttgtggcatattcaaaggaatatttaGTAatctgcttaacatgcccattttgcacCGCTTTCCTCTACAAATTTACCAGAATTTTTGTTGTGTAGCCCTGTAGCCaagccaaattaactagtggCAATTGCGTTGGCtaccaacaaacaaatataattTCTAAAACGAAGAGTTCGTCATTTAAAAAACTGTGGTCGGCACGTGATTGgtgtagtgatgtgctctttggagcgcacccacgacttcAATCCAAATCCGGTTATCGTTAGTCTGATTCCGACTTTGGCAAAATCCGAACCACTAATTCTGggcggagtcgtccggaatcgtccgaagtcgtccggagtggtTCGGAGTTCGGAGTTGGCCGGAGTCAACCGGAGTTCGGAGTTGGCCGGAGTCAACCGGAGTTGGAGTTGTTCGAAGTCGTCTAGAGTAAATCGGAGTTTACCGGAAACGTAGTtggtcggagtcaacaggagccgtCCGGTGTAATGTGCTTGTGATtaggcatttcatttcgttgtgtttttttttcttttactttgcgcgtgcactcTGTATATAGGCCTTTGTGCCGAAGGCTGTCGTGGATCGACTCCAACCGACTTCGActccaaccgattccggacgactccgaacgactccgaatgactccaaaCAACTCTGAACAACTCCGCGCGACTCCAAAcaactccgaacaactccgcgCGACTCCAGACTACTCCGACTtggaacgactccagacgactccgacttggaacgactccagacgactccgacttcgaacggctccggacgattctgaatgactccggatattgctgAGTGGACCCAACTTCCagagtcggttccgaaattatcgAAGTCGGAtgggagtcaactccggatttttgccaactttacccatcactagatTGGTGCTGCAAGGATGCCAGAAAAcgtgaacattttgcacggcTTTAGTAGAACTAACAAAGAAGCGGCAAAAGTTTAGATTTTCTACTCGACATCCTATACTCACACGGCCAGTAACAAACAGTTGCTTGACAATTTTGAAAACGCAATTGACAACGATGAGAAAATTGGTGACAATTATTAGGTATTAACACAACGAACTAAGGCGAGAATTTATATTGCAACATATTacgatttaaaaaataataataacaatgcGATTTGACAATTTAcatgatgaaaatttaaagcGCTTATAACAATTTCTATCACTGTATCTTCGCGTGTATTGTGCACAAGTTGTGCTGCATCCAAATATCCTTGTCTGTTTCCATCCCAAAggaaaaaggtaaaataaaacaagaaactAAAAATTAAGGCGAAATAACAAATGCTCTGTACCTTTGTATCAGTATGTTTTCCCGCTACAGTTCCTCCCACTGTCCTCATCCGCTGGATTCTCCATTTATCGTACACCAGATGACTAATGCCCTGTTTGGTTGATGCTATCGACGCACTGGACACAGGAATCGCTCGGTTTCGGCCGTGGACTAATTTTGCTGTTTCGGTGTTCGGGGTGGTTCTGCTGCTCTGTCGCGGTACTGGGAACTGAAAACTTAAAAACAATGTTCATACATCGCTTTTACGGCCACTTGAAGATTGTACGCGCAGTTTAGGCGGTGCTGTAGTTGGTCGCAGAGTTGGTAGCTTTTGTTTCGGCGAAGGTACTAGGGGGCGGTAAACTTTTTATTCCACTGTACACCAATTACTTCGGCCTACTTTGGAGCAACGGGCCCTCACCCGCTCGGAGGAAGTTGTTGCAATAgttattgttgctgttgttgctgccgttCTTTCTTTGCTATGATGCCAAATCGTACTGCGGCTTCATTAAACTTTTTCACTTTCCAATCGATCCATACCGCCCCAACTGTTTTTCACTTTTCCTTCGTTTACCGTCTCGTCCCTTTCGGTAATAAAGCACACGGCTGCTCCGTGCACCACACAGGACACAGTATTTCGTTGAATCACAATTACAGTGGTGCAACAATGCTGCGGAAGCACAGATTTTCGACCTTTGAGCTGAGTATTTTCCAATGCGATGAAaaggcaaacaacaaaaaaacatacacttacacacgcacacacacacacacacacacacacacacacacactaggcAGCAGGTCCACCCTTCTCAAAACACTGCAGCGATATATCGAACGGCACcacacaaacgaacgaaccgcAAATATGTTCCCCCTCTTCGCTGACGACAACACACTGGGGAATCGTTCCTTTTTAGGAGGACAAACCTTTGCAGAGGACGAAAAGTTCACGCACTATCGCGAAccattgccattttttttaatacaaaacaGTCAAAGTATGTACACGCCAAAGAGACACAAAAACGTTTGTTGAGCGTAGAAAAGTGTGTGACAGGGCTTCTTCTTCCACTTCTTTTTGGCTCGATAGCAATCGCACACACAGTTGTTTGTATCGCAGGCACACGCTCGGTGGaatggatgtgtgtgtatgtgtgagtgtgtgtatttatttatacgTCATCTGGTTGACAGTTGATAGCAGTGTGGCCAGATCATAATGGTGGTTTTCGATAGGAGCATCAACATtgtatcggtagttttcgatAGGAGTTTCAGATGTTTTTTGGTAGTTTTTGGTAGGTGTAGAAATTTAAAACACAGTTAAAATGGAGTGGTAATTGGTGAGAGGAAAGGGGTActaattttcaaaatgaaagTTCCATATCATGACTAATACATCCGTTATTTATTTAACGGAgatggattagatttggttcataGCAGTAACACGAATGTAAGC encodes the following:
- the LOC1274831 gene encoding transmembrane protein 170B isoform X2, which encodes MMYYGKDSSGGGISELDTIANVIGLKGVGTSSLRTFVEMWYHIFLWALFSSIFVHTCAAVIAFVTLRKHKFGRFFSIFIFVMGVLSPATGGVVNSTVIAFVHRASNFQMSPIAAMIWGVGQTIVSACFGFTRILATL
- the LOC1274831 gene encoding uncharacterized protein LOC1274831 isoform X1, which produces MRTVGGTVAGKHTDTKNHTMVHSGAIVPHYLLRPSSSAAVAAAARVATVLLDHQSSSSSSKTTSPRLLQSVKPCVHLPSTVPPQPSERALVAASRLLASSCLSPNVWLSQPKSMSILIVLKGGQSTQRYSREEATRKKGRLIYEAHSPYRSAAAVRKVPSTSKIDRRQQNYCCTRLLEGPNEIVKRTAVSLY